A section of the Triplophysa dalaica isolate WHDGS20190420 chromosome 8, ASM1584641v1, whole genome shotgun sequence genome encodes:
- the rpl31 gene encoding 60S ribosomal protein L31 — protein MAPLKKGEKKKGRSAINEVVTREYTINIHKRIHGMSFKRRAPRALKEIRKFAVKEMGTPDVRIDTRLNKAVWAKGIRNVPYRMRVRLSRKRNEDEDSPNKLYTLVTYVPVTTYKGLQTVNVDEN, from the exons atggcTCCTCTGAAGAAGGGTGAGAAGAAGAAGGGTCGTTCGGCCATCAATGAGGTGGTGACACGCGAGTACACCATCAACATCCACAAACGCATCCATGGCAT GTCTTTCAAGAGGAGAGCTCCTCGTGCACTGAAGGAGATCCGTAAGTTTGCCGTAAAGGAGATGGGAACACCAGACGTCCGCATCGATACTCGTCTCAACAAGGCTGTGTGGGCTAAAGGCATCAG GAACGTGCCGTACCGCATGCGTGTGCGTCTCTCCAGGAAACGTAATGAAGATGAAGATTCCCCAAACAAGCTGTACACACTGGTCACATACGTCCCTGTCACCACGTACAAAG